One window of Elaeis guineensis isolate ETL-2024a chromosome 11, EG11, whole genome shotgun sequence genomic DNA carries:
- the LOC105053733 gene encoding aquaporin TIP3-1: protein MPLRPRFAFGPDTMRAALSEFIGTAIFVFAGEGSVLSLEKLYKDTSTAGGLVMVAVAHALALFVAVSIAFNISGGHINPAVTFGALIGGRISLIHAVCYWVAQLLGAIVASLLLRITTGGMRPLGFSLGSGIGEWHAVLLEIVLTFGLVYTVYATAIDPKRGHLGTIAPLAIGFVVGANILAGGPFDGASMNPARAFGPALVGWRWGRHWVYWLGPFVGGGLAGIIYEYLVIPWETPHAHQPLASEDY from the exons ATGCCGCTTCGCCCTAGATTCGCCTTCGGCCCTGACACCATGCGCGCCGCTCTCTCCGAGTTCATCGGCACCGCCATCTTCGTATTCGCTGGCGAAGGCTCCGTCCTCTCTCTCG AGAAGCTGTACAAGGACACCTCCACCGCTGGCGGCCTTGTGATGGTTGCCGTAGCCCATGCGTTGGCCCTTTTCGTCGCGGTCTCCATCGCCTTCAACATCTCCGGTGGCCACATCAATCCGGCTGTCACCTTCGGTGCCCTTATTGGCGGCCGGATCTCCCTCATCCATGCCGTCTGCTACTGGGTGGCTCAGCTCCTCGGTGCAATCGTAGCCTCACTCCTACTAAGGATCACAACAGGAGGCATG AGGCCGCTAGGCTTCTCGCTGGGGTCGGGCATCGGCGAGTGGCATGCAGTACTGCTCGAGATCGTGCTGACGTTCGGGCTGGTCTACACCGTCTATGCCACGGCGATCGACCCGAAGAGAGGCCATCTCGGCACCATTGCACCACTTGCCATAGGATTTGTCGTCGGAGCAAACATCCTCGCCGGCGGTCCGTTCGATGGTGCATCTATGAACCCGGCACGGGCTTTTGGTCCGGCGCTCGTCGGCTGGCGGTGGGGGCGCCACTGGGTGTACTGGCTTGGGCCTTTTGTGGGTGGTGGACTTGCGGGGATTATCTATGAGTACCTTGTTATCCCCTGGGAGACTCCCCATGCTCACCAGCCTTTGGCTTCTGAAGATTACTAG
- the LOC105053734 gene encoding probable leucine-rich repeat receptor-like protein kinase At1g68400 isoform X1 codes for MRSGMTRISIFVIVFAQIFAIAASKIAIEELYHNERNNLIQLRDSLSSTVNLHSNWTGPPCHNDQSRWFGITCSNSHVVGIDLEGIQLTGSLLTTAFQNMAYLTTLSLSNNALHGYLPSLKGLDSLQVVSFSRNRFSGSIPLDFVALPNLSRLELQDNLLNGSIPPFDQQTLTEFNVSYNFIEGQIPRTLALQRLPSSSFDHNLELCGGPMAKSCAMALPGTNVPPSERKGSAPTHSTSRSSPSSTKVLGPRGVALIAVGASMVSFMAIFGFLCYYKRYYKQAEGKGDYSGEASIEFIEKASKGSESTAEPERAGRLEFFNKERQVFDLDDLLKSSAEVLGKGKIGTTYKVTLESGVVVVVKRPKNINGVSKKEFVQQMQLLGSLRHENLVEIIAFYYSKNENLIVYEHVPGESLFQLLHDNRGEGRVPLNWATRLSIVKGIARGLAHLHQCLPSLKVPHANLKSSNVLILHNNHHPKYQPKLTDFGFQALLLSPNQSLKLAIGKSPEFTQGRKLTHKTDVYCFGLMLLEVVTGQVPCDNEVDLPEWVSLVIRNDWSTDILDLEIVAEKDRHGDMLRLTEIALECAALEPERRPKMSEVVKKIEEIKEPNGEGKI; via the exons ATGAGGTCGGGCATGACCAGGATATCCATATTTGTGATAGTTTTTGCGCAAATTTTTGCAATCGCAGCATCGAAGATTGCCATTGAAGAGCTCTATCACAACGAACGGAATAATCTGATTCAGCTTCGCGATTCGCTGAGCTCGACAGTGAACCTCCACTCGAATTGGACGGGTCCTCCTTGCCACAATGACCAGAGCCGATGGTTCGGGATCACATGCTCGAACTCGCATGTTGTTGGCATTGATCTCGAAGGAATTCAGCTCACAGGCTCCCTTCTGACCACGGCTTTCCAGAATATGGCATATCTCACCACCCTCAGTCTGAGTAACAATGCCCTTCATGGCTATCTTCCCAGTCTCAAAGGTCTTGATAGTCTCCAAGTCGTATCATTCTCAAGAAATCGCTTTTCTGGATCAATCCCATTGGATTTTGTAGCACTGCCCAATCTTTCCCGTTTAGAGCTCCAAGATAACCTTCTAAATGGATCGATTCCACCGTTTGATCAGCAGACATTGACTGAATTCAACGTCTCCTACAACTTCATTGAAGGCCAAATTCCCAGGACTTTGGCACTGCAGAGGTTGCCAAGTAGCTCTTTTGATCATAACTTGGAATTGTGTGGAGGACCAATGGCCAAATCATGCGCAATGGCTTTGCCTGGCACCAACGTTCCTCCTTCCGAGCGTAAAGGAAGTGCACCTACTCATTCCACTAGCCGTTCGAGCCCATCGAGCACCAAGGTTCTGGGGCCAAGAGGTGTTGCTTTGATTGCAGTAGGTGCATCCATGGTTTCTTTCATGGCTATCTTCGGTTTCTTGTGCTACTACAAGAGATATTATAAGCAGGCGGAAGGGAAAGGAGATTATTCCG GAGAAGCGTCTATTGAATTCATAGAGAAGGCTTCGAAAGGATCAGAGAGTACTGCAGAGCCAGAGAGAGCTGGACGATTGGAATTCTTTAACAAAGAAAGGCAGGTCTTCGACCTCGACGATTTACTGAAATCCTCGGCAGAGGTGCTGGGGAAGGGGAAGATAGGGACCACATACAAAGTGACTCTGGAATCGGGCGTGGTTGTCGTTGTGAAGAGGCCCAAGAACATAAATGGGGTGAGCAAGAAGGAATTTGTCCAGCAGATGCAATTGCTTGGCAGCCTGAGGCATGAGAACCTTGTGGAGATCATCGCCTTCTACTATTCCAAGAATGAGAACCTGATAGTATATGAGCACGTCCCCGGTGAAAGCCTGTTTCAGCTGCTCCATG ATAACAGAGGAGAGGGAAGGGTGCCCTTGAACTGGGCAACGCGCCTAAGTATAGTCAAGGGGATAGCAAGAGGTTTGGCTCATCTCCACCAATGCCTGCCTTCTCTAAAGGTCCCCCATGCTAACTTGAAATCATCCAATGTTCTCATCCTTCATAACAACCACCATCCGAAGTACCAACCCAAGCTCACAGACTTTGGATTTCAAGCCCTGCTCCTTTCGCCAAACCAGTCTCTCAAGTTGGCCATTGGAAAGTCACCAGAGTTCACTCAAGGAAGAAAATTGACCCATAAGACCGATGTCTATTGCTTCGGCCTGATGCTTCTTGAAGTGGTCACCGGGCAGGTCCCCTGTGACAATGAGGTTGATCTGCCGGAGTGGGTGAGTTTGGTTATCAGAAATGATTGGTCGACAGATATATTGGATTTGGAGATAGTGGCAGAGAAAGATAGGCATGGAGATATGCTGAGGCTCACGGAGATTGCTCTTGAATGTGCAGCCTTGGAGCCAGAGAGACGCCCCAAAATGAGTGAGGTGGTCAAGAAGATTGAAGAGATCAAAGAACCAAACGGTGAAGGAAAAATTTGA
- the LOC105053734 gene encoding leucine-rich repeat receptor-like protein kinase PXC1 isoform X2 yields the protein MAYLTTLSLSNNALHGYLPSLKGLDSLQVVSFSRNRFSGSIPLDFVALPNLSRLELQDNLLNGSIPPFDQQTLTEFNVSYNFIEGQIPRTLALQRLPSSSFDHNLELCGGPMAKSCAMALPGTNVPPSERKGSAPTHSTSRSSPSSTKVLGPRGVALIAVGASMVSFMAIFGFLCYYKRYYKQAEGKGDYSGEASIEFIEKASKGSESTAEPERAGRLEFFNKERQVFDLDDLLKSSAEVLGKGKIGTTYKVTLESGVVVVVKRPKNINGVSKKEFVQQMQLLGSLRHENLVEIIAFYYSKNENLIVYEHVPGESLFQLLHDNRGEGRVPLNWATRLSIVKGIARGLAHLHQCLPSLKVPHANLKSSNVLILHNNHHPKYQPKLTDFGFQALLLSPNQSLKLAIGKSPEFTQGRKLTHKTDVYCFGLMLLEVVTGQVPCDNEVDLPEWVSLVIRNDWSTDILDLEIVAEKDRHGDMLRLTEIALECAALEPERRPKMSEVVKKIEEIKEPNGEGKI from the exons ATGGCATATCTCACCACCCTCAGTCTGAGTAACAATGCCCTTCATGGCTATCTTCCCAGTCTCAAAGGTCTTGATAGTCTCCAAGTCGTATCATTCTCAAGAAATCGCTTTTCTGGATCAATCCCATTGGATTTTGTAGCACTGCCCAATCTTTCCCGTTTAGAGCTCCAAGATAACCTTCTAAATGGATCGATTCCACCGTTTGATCAGCAGACATTGACTGAATTCAACGTCTCCTACAACTTCATTGAAGGCCAAATTCCCAGGACTTTGGCACTGCAGAGGTTGCCAAGTAGCTCTTTTGATCATAACTTGGAATTGTGTGGAGGACCAATGGCCAAATCATGCGCAATGGCTTTGCCTGGCACCAACGTTCCTCCTTCCGAGCGTAAAGGAAGTGCACCTACTCATTCCACTAGCCGTTCGAGCCCATCGAGCACCAAGGTTCTGGGGCCAAGAGGTGTTGCTTTGATTGCAGTAGGTGCATCCATGGTTTCTTTCATGGCTATCTTCGGTTTCTTGTGCTACTACAAGAGATATTATAAGCAGGCGGAAGGGAAAGGAGATTATTCCG GAGAAGCGTCTATTGAATTCATAGAGAAGGCTTCGAAAGGATCAGAGAGTACTGCAGAGCCAGAGAGAGCTGGACGATTGGAATTCTTTAACAAAGAAAGGCAGGTCTTCGACCTCGACGATTTACTGAAATCCTCGGCAGAGGTGCTGGGGAAGGGGAAGATAGGGACCACATACAAAGTGACTCTGGAATCGGGCGTGGTTGTCGTTGTGAAGAGGCCCAAGAACATAAATGGGGTGAGCAAGAAGGAATTTGTCCAGCAGATGCAATTGCTTGGCAGCCTGAGGCATGAGAACCTTGTGGAGATCATCGCCTTCTACTATTCCAAGAATGAGAACCTGATAGTATATGAGCACGTCCCCGGTGAAAGCCTGTTTCAGCTGCTCCATG ATAACAGAGGAGAGGGAAGGGTGCCCTTGAACTGGGCAACGCGCCTAAGTATAGTCAAGGGGATAGCAAGAGGTTTGGCTCATCTCCACCAATGCCTGCCTTCTCTAAAGGTCCCCCATGCTAACTTGAAATCATCCAATGTTCTCATCCTTCATAACAACCACCATCCGAAGTACCAACCCAAGCTCACAGACTTTGGATTTCAAGCCCTGCTCCTTTCGCCAAACCAGTCTCTCAAGTTGGCCATTGGAAAGTCACCAGAGTTCACTCAAGGAAGAAAATTGACCCATAAGACCGATGTCTATTGCTTCGGCCTGATGCTTCTTGAAGTGGTCACCGGGCAGGTCCCCTGTGACAATGAGGTTGATCTGCCGGAGTGGGTGAGTTTGGTTATCAGAAATGATTGGTCGACAGATATATTGGATTTGGAGATAGTGGCAGAGAAAGATAGGCATGGAGATATGCTGAGGCTCACGGAGATTGCTCTTGAATGTGCAGCCTTGGAGCCAGAGAGACGCCCCAAAATGAGTGAGGTGGTCAAGAAGATTGAAGAGATCAAAGAACCAAACGGTGAAGGAAAAATTTGA